A genome region from Populus alba chromosome 3, ASM523922v2, whole genome shotgun sequence includes the following:
- the LOC118054424 gene encoding uncharacterized protein, which yields MDNSFKDRVDKIFGSLTPSSSSKPPPSSSKPQPSSSLQSGLWSLTDDAIERKEWKRDVSSLSASFDRDEIPCAASFDKLKKERKKKNFELDDDMDELDDDEDDGELNRSEDGLEDWDIRSSIGLDPTLDNEEEEDEYDKVAEGRENAGERLYMKDVTDQGSYLNYYNVISKSSHANRDSRANHLAAEIRLQEDQVEAQTLNSHNDCDKAMECQAKASNECGGGQLKSILKRKQCNSDFKSCKRVRFEPGCGTVHKEEASVEIQDISINTSSANDLVSEDQSFTVQNAPGVPDYLRNPSKYTRYSFDPSTEVDEKSNTRAYMDFSKLVKHSKSTESELEEASSDLPKSVTFIPKKKSDEIKAVTSDNMVKQDKGHHNDHHAYAPNFPISIAAGESQESEAGAVAENEPERIVLDRNNSFHKPARRYRTKSSSDDFDP from the exons ATGGATAACAGTTTCAAAGACCGAGTTGATAAAATCTTCGGCTCTCTCACGCCCTCTTCTTCGTCTAAACCACCACCTTCTTCGTCTAAACCACAACCTTCTTCGTCTCTCCAGTCAGGTTTATGGTCTCTCACCGACGATGCGATCGAGAGGAAAGAGTGGAAGAGAGACGTTTCTTCTCTCTCTGCATCCTTCGATAGAGACGAAATACCCTGCGCCGCGTCTTTTGATAAGTtaaaaaaggagaggaaaaagaagaacTTTGAGCTTGATGATGACATGGATGAGCTTGATGATGACGAAGACGATGGAGAGTTGAACCGGTCGGAAGATGGTTTGGAGGATTGGGATATTCGGTCTTCGATTGGTTTGGACCCTACTCTTGATAATGAG GAGGAGGAAGATGAGTATGATAAAGTGGCTGAGGGAAGAGAAAATGCTGGAGAGCGCCTGTATATGAAGGATGTTACTGATCAAGGCTCTTATTTAAACTATTACAATGTGATTTCCAAGTCATCACATGCTAATAGGGATTCACGTGCCAATCACCTGGCAGCAGAAATTAGGCTGCAAGAAGATCAAGTTGAAGCTCAAACACTAAATTCTCACAATGATTGTGATAAAGCTATGGAATGCCAGGCAAAGGCATCCAACGAATGTGGTGGTGGGCAACTGAAGTCTATATTGAAAAGGAAACAGTGTAATTCAGATTTCAAGTCATGCAAACgtgtcaggtttgaacctggttGTGGAACTGTACATAAAGAAGAAGCATCGGTAGAAATTCAAGACATTTCCATCAACACCTCTTCAGCAAATGATTTGGTTTCAGAAGATCAATCCTTCACTGTTCAGAATGCTCCTGGAGTTCCAGATTATTTAAGGAATCCTTCAAAGTATACCCGTTACAGTTTTGATCCATCCACTGAAGTTGATGAAAAATCCAATACTCGAGCTTACATGGACTTTAGTAAGCTGGTCAAACATTCTAAATCCACAGAATCAGAGCTGGAGGAAGCTTCATCTGATCTTCCAAAATCGGTGACCTTTATCCCAAAGAAAAAGTCAGATGAAATAAAAGCTGTAACTAGTGACAACATGGTTAAGCAGGATAAGGGACATCATAACGATCACCATGCATATGCCCCAAACTTCCCTATTAGCATTGCAGCTGGGGAATCCCAAGAGTCTGAAGCTGGTGCTGTGGCGGAAAATGAACCAGAAAGAATTGTCTTAGACAGAAATAATAGTTTCCATAAACCTGCTCGCAGGTATCGAACAAAGTCAAGCTCGGATGACTTTGATCCTTGA
- the LOC118054423 gene encoding trihelix transcription factor ASR3 — MALEQQLNLTPTQNSVDGERTNGVDSSIRDGGDDGNKAPRLPRWTRQEILVLIQGKRVAENRVRRGRASGMGIGPGQVEPKWASVSTYCKKHGVNRGPVQCRKRWSNLAGDYKKIKEWEASIRDETESFWSMRNDLRRERKLPGFFDREVYDILDGGGGTVQGLALALAPSSAAVEAETITEGVVFDSGRSAAPEDGLFSDFEQEEGGRSPEAVVKELQPIKAAVAIPTPISEKQYQPAPQASQAQGSLNDKGHSTNPEMGSASHEDRKRKRFAIDGGEETISSHSHLIHVLERNGKMLTAQLEAQNTNFQLDREQRKDHADGLVAVLNKLADALGKIADKL, encoded by the exons atggCTCTAGAGCAGCAATTAAACTTAACCCCAACCCAAAACTCCGTTGACGGCGAAAGAACTAACGGCGTCGACTCCAGCATCCGTGACGGCGGAGATGACGGGAACAAAGCACCGAGACTCCCTCGTTGGACCCGGCAAGAAATCCTAGTACTCATACAGGGCAAGAGAGTGGCAGAAAACAGAGTCCGAAGAGGCCGGGCATCGGGTATGGGCATCGGGCCGGGTCAAGTGGAACCAAAATGGGCTTCGGTATCTACTTACTGTAAAAAACATGGGGTGAACCGGGGACCGGTTCAGTGTCGCAAAAGATGGAGCAATTTAGCTGGtgattataaaaagataaaggaaTGGGAGGCTTCAATAAGAGATGAAACGGAGTCGTTTTGGTCCATGAGGAATGAtttgagaagagaaaggaagttGCCTGGGTTTTTTGATAGGGAGGTATATGATATACtcgatggtggtggtggtacgGTCCAGGGATTGGCACTAGCTTTGGCGCCATCTTCGGCGGCGGTAGAGGCGGAGACAATAACGGAGGGGGTGGTTTTTGATAGTGGACGGAGTGCAGCGCCGGAGGATGGGTTGTTTTCGGATTTTGAGCAAGAGGAAGGAGGAAGGAGTCCGGAGGCGGTAGTTAAGGAATTGCAGCCGATAAAGGCGGCGGTTGCTATTCCGACGCCGATTTCAG AGAAACAGTACCAACCAGCTCCACAAGCAAGTCAAGCTCAAG GTTCACTAAATGATAAGGGACATTCTACAAATCCTGAGATGGGTTCTGCTTCACATGAGGATCGGAAACGAAAACGGTTTGCAATAGATGGGGGTGAGGAAACCATCAGCTCACATAGCCATTTGATTCATGTCTTGGAAAGGAATGGCAAGATGCTGACCGCTCAGCTTGAAGCTCAGAACACCAATTTTCAGTTGGACCGGGAGCAGAGGAAGGACCATGCAGATGGCTTGGTTGCTGTTCTTAATAAGCTTGCGGATGCCCTTGGGAAAATAGCTGATAAGTTGTAG